In one window of Cellulophaga sp. HaHa_2_95 DNA:
- a CDS encoding DUF4153 domain-containing protein, which produces MKIPSISEITSKAQNAILRFPLALLWAVVGTTFFIKIIEDDKYDYLRNHNDEILTLIVGLSWLIGIQFFIEQFKNPRKWQWLKLIVLALLGLFYWYLPAIQYYGDSPIYLVRFFLYLIAGHLFLLFAPFIFKWDKNAYWNYLKNTSVAIIRSLFYSGILYLGLILALAAISALFDVHIKSSRYGQLYIFCLGTVNTWIYLSDFPKDIYQETTIYFEKALEVLVKFILIPLVILYLLILYAYSAKIIIEWELPKGWVSYLVIALSFLGYIIQIIINPIQKELKSWTINKFYPWFYILLIPLNILLFIAILRRVSDYGITENRYFVLAIALWNVGIIFYLLFSTKKALKVLPISLFIIAIVSSVGFWSAFSVSKESQIQQFEEIFTQVKNKNNVATNEEIGRLQDILDYLEKRKQVSSLNSITKLDLESFRDPAVDEDYKAGWLNTTKIWDSIAFEVDASSIPENEHDSYYSLYSSDQRNTYTAISDFDSFAYLSFYMNSEKRIALDSLYLELYPKKNSLKIYFTKDDTVALEIPLTEKLTELSKYGNNLNNASLDDLTIEITGTTHSCKLVLSELSFRKTKEGIELQNINAFLFLKQN; this is translated from the coding sequence ATGAAAATACCTTCTATCTCCGAAATTACTTCTAAAGCACAAAATGCGATTCTTCGATTTCCATTAGCCCTTCTTTGGGCAGTTGTCGGAACCACATTTTTTATAAAGATTATAGAAGACGATAAGTATGATTATTTAAGAAATCATAACGATGAGATATTAACGTTAATCGTAGGATTAAGTTGGCTCATAGGCATACAGTTTTTTATAGAACAGTTTAAAAACCCAAGAAAATGGCAATGGCTAAAGCTTATAGTCCTAGCATTATTAGGCCTGTTTTATTGGTACCTGCCGGCCATACAGTATTACGGAGATTCTCCCATTTACCTCGTCAGATTTTTTCTTTATTTAATTGCGGGGCATTTATTTTTGCTGTTTGCACCCTTTATATTTAAATGGGATAAAAATGCCTACTGGAACTACTTAAAAAATACAAGTGTCGCTATTATACGCAGCTTATTTTATTCTGGAATTCTCTACTTGGGTTTAATATTGGCCTTAGCTGCAATTAGTGCTTTATTTGATGTTCATATTAAAAGTAGTAGATACGGACAACTCTATATTTTCTGTCTAGGTACAGTAAACACTTGGATTTATCTTTCTGATTTCCCTAAAGACATTTATCAAGAAACTACAATTTATTTTGAAAAAGCACTAGAGGTATTGGTTAAGTTCATTCTAATTCCCTTAGTTATTCTTTACCTATTAATTCTGTATGCCTATAGTGCCAAAATAATCATAGAATGGGAACTTCCTAAAGGATGGGTATCCTATCTGGTCATTGCCTTATCATTTTTGGGTTACATTATTCAAATTATTATAAACCCAATACAGAAAGAATTAAAATCCTGGACGATTAATAAATTTTACCCTTGGTTCTATATACTTCTAATTCCTTTAAACATTCTATTGTTTATTGCAATTTTACGAAGAGTAAGCGATTATGGCATTACAGAAAATAGGTATTTTGTATTAGCCATTGCCTTGTGGAATGTAGGGATTATCTTTTATTTGTTGTTCAGCACTAAAAAAGCATTAAAAGTACTTCCTATCTCTTTATTTATTATAGCCATAGTATCCTCGGTGGGCTTCTGGAGTGCCTTTTCGGTTTCAAAAGAAAGCCAAATACAGCAATTTGAGGAGATCTTTACCCAAGTTAAGAATAAGAATAATGTTGCCACAAATGAGGAAATAGGACGCTTACAAGATATTCTAGATTATTTAGAAAAACGTAAACAAGTGTCTAGCTTAAATAGTATTACAAAATTAGATTTAGAAAGTTTCAGAGATCCTGCGGTAGACGAAGATTACAAAGCCGGCTGGCTAAATACTACAAAAATATGGGATAGCATCGCTTTTGAAGTGGATGCCTCCTCTATACCAGAAAATGAGCATGATTCCTATTACAGCTTATACTCATCTGACCAAAGAAATACCTATACCGCTATAAGCGATTTTGACTCTTTTGCTTACTTAAGCTTTTACATGAATTCTGAAAAGCGCATCGCATTGGATTCCCTTTATCTAGAACTTTATCCAAAAAAAAATAGTTTAAAAATTTACTTCACAAAAGATGATACGGTAGCCTTAGAGATCCCTTTGACAGAAAAGCTTACGGAACTATCTAAATACGGA